Proteins encoded in a region of the Rutidosis leptorrhynchoides isolate AG116_Rl617_1_P2 chromosome 9, CSIRO_AGI_Rlap_v1, whole genome shotgun sequence genome:
- the LOC139869017 gene encoding uncharacterized protein, producing the protein MLLALGTKNKIGFINGTCVKSTTDNVLAAQWERCNTVVLSWILGTLTDELYSGQIFNNLAVNVWNDLKETYDKKDGSVIFNLHHKINSLKQNDSPLSEYYHNLNSFWKQYDSMVSSPPCTCGAVACTCAASASIENNNKMLKLMQFLMVLNDVYMPIRSNILLRDPLPNVKVAYTILSREESHRLNSLKDVNNKTQTSAFAVQASNKLNNNNHNNNMSNFNNNNNKGPNPNLKCKKCNKIGHTIERYFEIVGYPPNFKRNFNNNNQNKTFNQNQNNFRSLSNNHAASNEASTRGTSPISFSNEQMLKLLSLINDVPNYAPTSSMSSMEGIFFNGSFKFNMNFNKFFNSNLTQSKHVHNGWIIDSGANQHMTTSSKGLVNVVDISNLNLTVGHPNGTKALIKEIGNLVLNNFITLIDVLVVPEYCVNLMSVNKLSKHNKLIVSFDDSKCFVQDLRDKEIKGIGKEEGGLYIFSNFENECKNKISDNSINCAASSNLWHMRLGHPSDRVLNVLKTKLNLVNKVNNGPCDICHKAKQSRSSFPLSDHKTSYLGELVHLDLWGPFKVQTKEGFKSFLTVVDDYSRAVWVFLINTKDEVYDNITYFVQLIETQFHKKVKVFRSDNGIEFINHKLTNFTNIKGIIHQTTCAYTPQQNGIVERKHRHLLNVARALTFQGGLPLNMWSECILTACYLINRTPTVVLDGKSPYEMVYKIEPNLSHLKCFGCLCFLVDLNPKDKFSSRSIKCILIGFSSVKKGYKLLNLEDKSIFYSRDVKFYETVFPLKPKSATNQLLNKNILKDSSNDSSENVFDKTQHFFDDIFKNHTENASSPNDEGRVNETCDGSSDDSQDENSPTATHYEEQTSIPEGNPESSTNNDHTSNVRRNSRSTVLPKKN; encoded by the coding sequence ATGCTTCTTGCATTGGGGACTAAaaataaaattggttttattaaTGGAACTTGTGTAAAAAGTACAACTGATAATGTTTTGGCTGCTCAATGGGAAAGGTGTAACACTGTTGTATTATCTTGGATTTTGGGGACTTTGACTGATGAACTTTATTCAGGTCAAATTTTTAATAATCTTGCTGTGAATGTTTGGAATGATCTGaaagaaacttatgataaaaagGATGGTTCTGTTATTTTTAATTTACATCATAAGATAAATTCTTTAAAACAAAATGATAGTCCTCTATCTGAATATTATCATAATCTTAACAGTTTTTGGAAACAATATGATTCTATGGTGTCCTCACCACCCTGCACTTGTGGTGCAGTTGCTTGTACTTGTGCAGCATCTGCATCAATCGAAAATAATAACAAAATGTTAAAGCTAATGCAATTTTTAatggtattaaatgatgtttatatgCCAATAAGAAGTAATATACTCTTAAGGGATCCACTACCTAATGTAAAAGTTGCATATACTATTCTTTCTAGGGAAGAATCTCACAGACTCAATTCTTTAAAAGATGTTAATAATAAAACTCAAACTTCTGCTTTTGCAGTTCAAGCTTCAAACAAGttaaacaataataaccacaacaataaTATGTCcaattttaacaacaataataacaaaggTCCAAATCCAAACTTAAAGTGCAAAAAATGTAATAAAATTGGTCATACTATTGAAAGATATTTTGAAATTGTTGGTTATCCACCTAATTTTAAAAGAAAtttcaacaacaacaaccagaATAAGACcttcaatcaaaatcaaaacaaTTTTAGGTCTTTGTCTAACAACCATGCTGCTTCCAATGAAGCAAGCACAAGAGGTACTTCTCCTATTTCTTTCTCTAATGAACAGATGCTAAAGCTTCTTAGTTTGATCAATGATGTTCCAAATTATGCTCCTACAAGCTCTATGTCTTCTATGGAAGGTATCTTTTTCAATGGCAGCTTTAAATTTAATATGAACTTTAATAAATTTTTCAATTCTAATCTTACACAGTCCAAACATGTTCATAATGGTTGGATTATTGATTCTGGAGCAAATCAACACATGACTACATCCAGTAAGGGTTTAGTTAATGTTGTTGACATCTCTAATTTGAATTTAACTGTTGGACATCCTAATGGCACTAAAGCATTGATAAAAGAAATTGGAAACCTTGTGTTAAACAATTTCATAACATTAATTGATGTTCTTGTTGTTCCAGAATACTGTGTGAATCTAATGTCTGTTAACAAATTATCCAAACATAATAAGTTAATTGTCAGTTTTGATGATTCAAAATGCTTTGTTCAGGATTTGAGGGACAAGGAAATAAAGGGGATTGGTAAAGAAGAAGGTGGTTTATACATCTTCAGTAATTTTGAAAATGAGTGTAAGAATAAAATCAGTGATAATTCTATCAATTGTGCTGCATCATCTAATTTGTGGCACATGAGACTTGGTCATCCTTCTGATCGAGTTTTAAATGTTCTAAAAACCAAACTTAATCTTGTGAACAAAGTTAATAATGGGCCTTGTGATATTTGTCACAAAGCCAAACAAAGCAGAAGTTCTTTTCCTTTAAGTGATCATAAAACCTCATATTTAGGTGAACTTGTTCACTTAGATTTGTGGGGTCCTTTTAAAGTTCAAACTAAAGAAGGATTTAAGTCTTTTTTAACTGTGGTTGATGATTATTCTAGAGCTGTTTGGGTATTCTTAATTAATACAAAAGATGAGGTTTATGATAACATAACATACTTTGTTCAACTTATTGAAACTCAATTCCACAAAAAGGTTAAAGTTTTCAGAAGTGATAATGGGATAGAATTTATAAATCATAAACTTACTAACTTCACAAACATCAAAGGAATCATACACCAAACCACTTGTGCTTACACACCACAACAAAATGGAattgttgaaaggaaacatagGCACTTGCTAAATGTAGCAAGAGCACTTACATTTCAGGGGGGATTACCTCTCAATATGTGGTCTGAATGTATTTTAACTGCTTGTTATTTGATCAATAGGACTCCAACTGTTGTGCTTGATGGAAAGTCTCCTTATGAAATGGTGTATAAAATTGAACCAAATCTCTCCCATTTAAAGTGTTTTGGGTGTCTGTGTTTTTTGGTTGATTTAAATCCAAAAGATAAGTTTAGTAGCAGATCAATCAAATGTATTTTAATAGGTTTCTCAAGTGTCAAAAAGGGTTACAAACTTCTTAATCTTGAAGACAAAAGTATTTTTTATTCTAGAGATGTAAAGTTTTATGAAACTGTTTTCCCTTTAAAACCAAAATCTGCTACAAATCAATTATTGAAcaaaaatattttaaaagattCTTCAAATGATTCTTCAGAAAATGTTTTTGATAAAACACAACATTTTTTTGATGATATTTTTAAAAATCACACTGAAAATGCTtcaagtcccaatgatgaagggagagtGAATGAAACATGTGATGGCAGTAGTGATGATTCTCAAGATGAGAATAGTCCTACAGCAACACATTATGAAGAACAAACTTCAATCCCTGAGGGCAATCCTGAGTCATCTACTAATAATGATCACACCAGTAATGTAAGGAGAAATTCCAGAAGTACTGTCCTTCCAAAAAAAAATTGA